In the Wyeomyia smithii strain HCP4-BCI-WySm-NY-G18 chromosome 2, ASM2978416v1, whole genome shotgun sequence genome, one interval contains:
- the LOC129720407 gene encoding chymotrypsin-C-like, whose protein sequence is MLSTRVVYHARAPSSEGFLMRPLQINNGIKSGLAHDDEDDAVAEKKATLRLRASFVPGFANGLVAIGWTTEEGVTYACGGTLTTARFGDSGGPIQTERLDVHGTLIPLIVGVVSFGTPCAKGSVGVYTRVASYRRWLENETKQTFGYMDCLRKSMCINREQVPIGISSPSFYPVHRVSIRWFEKIYFQYHCGATLIDYRFAITSASCVSKKPSPGYIESSLSDEKVPIQDLHVHPAYSNGGEPQNDIALVKLAMYLIAKENILPACLWRESEINGEHNQIYFSAYNKEFELYDSARENSQGQINIEADITNNGRCIDPLQQRQNLLCASNNISLIPSVCKLNYGEPIAILMNNPHITCYITGVISSLSAGCNDDLIGTRIYPHIDWIESVVLDRPYEGILFPP, encoded by the exons ATGCTATCAACCCGGGTCGTATATCATGCTCGCGCTCCCTCTAGCGAAGGATTTTTGATGCGTCCTCTGCAAATCAACAATGGAATAAAAAGTGGCTTAGCTCACGACGACGAGGACGATGCAGTGGCAGAAAAAAAAGCCACGCTTCGATTAAGAGCGTCGTTCGTACCCGGCTTTGCCAACGGCTTG GTAGCTATTGGGTGGACAACAGAAGAAGGTGTTACATATGCATGTGGAGGAACTCTGACAACTGCACGCTTT GGAGACTCCGGTGGACCGATACAGACCGAAAGGCTCGATGTACACGGAACACTAATTCCATTGATAGTAGGTGTCGTCTCATTTGGAACTCCATGTGCCAAAGGATCTGTTGGAGTGTACACTCGGGTGGCTTCCTATCGTCGTTGGttagaaaatgaaacaaaacaaactTTTGGATATATGG ACTGCCTGCGAAAATCAATGTGCATTAACAGGGAACAGGTTCCGATTGGCATAAGTTCTCCTTCCTTTTATCCAGTTCATAGGGTTTCCATTCGGTGGTttgaaaaaatctattttcaatACCATTGTGGAGCTACCCTTATCGATTATCGGTTTGCCATCACATCTGCTTCTTGTGTCAGTAAAAAACCCTCACCCGGTTACATCGAGTCATCACTGAGTGACGAGAAGGTACCCATTCAAGACCTTCACGTTCATCCAGCTTACAGCAACGGAGGCGAACCGCAAAACGACATTGCCTTAGTCAAACTTGCTATGTATCTGATAGCCAAAGAAAACATACTGCCAGCTTGCCTCTGGCGAGAGTCTGAGATCAACGGGGAGCATAATCAAATCTATTTCTCAGCCTACAATAAAGAGTTTGAACTATATGACAGTGCAAGAGAAAATTCACAGGGGCAAATAAACATTGAAGCAGACATAACTAACAATGGACGATGCATAGATCCACTGCAGCAGCGACAAAATCTTCTCTGTGCCAGCAATAACATTTCACTAATTCCCTCAGTTTGCAAG TTGAATTACGGAGAACCAATTGCAATCCTTATGAATAACCCTCATATAACTTGCTATATCACGGGTGTGATATCGAGTCTAAGTGCAGGATGCAATGACGATTTGATTGGAACCAGAATTTATCCTCACATAGACTGGATCGAAAGTGTTGTTCTAGATCGCCCCTACGAAGGAATATTGTTTCCACCGTGA